The nucleotide window GTGCACCCGGATCTGATGGGTCCGGCCGGTCTCCAGTCGACAATCGACCAGAGTCGCCGGCACGGGTAGCCGGTACCGCGTTTCGACTCGATAGGCCGTGCGGGCCGGCCGGCCCCGGCGGGACACCGCCATCCGGGTCGGATCCCGCTCCGACCTGCCCATCGGCGCCTCCACCTCACCGGCGTCGGCATCGACCGACCCGAGGACCAGGGC belongs to Acidimicrobiales bacterium and includes:
- a CDS encoding pseudouridine synthase, with the protein product ALVLGSVDADAGEVEAPMGRSERDPTRMAVSRRGRPARTAYRVETRYRLPVPATLVDCRLETGRTHQIRVHLAAIGHPVAGDARYGGAESRLALGRPFLHAHRLSFDHPRTGERLSFSSPLPPDLVAVLAELS